The Lepeophtheirus salmonis chromosome 2, UVic_Lsal_1.4, whole genome shotgun sequence region AAAAGTAAAGAAATCTCTTATCGACACACCTCttatatagtcaccttgattAAATCTGAAGCTCTTTTGGCCAGCCGTGGGTACTTATTAATCACAGAAATCCAGAGTCCGTCCACtgttttagaaaaacaatatgtttttattgttagaTGACATGAAAATTCAATAAGTACATCTTCCATATCAGACGACGTACGAATTAGGATTAAAAGGGGCTTATACAGTTATGTTTTTTGGAGCACTATGATCTggtaaatacttttataacgATCCTgaagatacttataaaaaatataaacattcatcatttttaagttttgatgCCACTCAATGTAATGtcgatttaaattatattctacttttttagaaattatctTACGCACCCCATTTTGGGAACCACTTGATAGACAGATTATCCTCATGTGTTTGAAAAGAAACATGTTTCGGCCTTGAACAACTTGTCCATttgataaattcataaaataaatacagcaacggatattataatttgtgaaGAAATAAAAGCGGAATATgaacttattataaaaatattatgtgattCAGCTAGAAAAGATTTCAACagaaaaatttcttctttttttcttttttttgtggttatatttttaagaaagtacattatttttgtgGAGTATGGGGATTGTTCAGTGATACttgtataaaatcaaaataatatatactaaaaatggtTAGATTTCTACAATTAGTTGGATTTTTTTCTGATCGATTTGTGACGATAAAACTACATCTCATTCTTccatagtaatatttaatttattgtctacatcatggaaataagattgtgatctaataacatattttagggTCAGACATATGATAAAACTAAGCAAAAgggggatatatttttgatagacagtaaaatttaagtccttttatttgttggtcacattttgacatccaatagttcactattttcataaatattaggacaaaagggtttttcatttttataaaacctaGTTGTTCAGTCCTCAAAATGGACGACATTACCAATGCTGATACCACGTGAAAATGCTCTAAGTATATGAATATTCTACATTTAATGATTTGAATATTGTTATTCAACAAAGTAATGTACTTTACATGCTTCAAAGAAGATTAGCACTTCTATATAAATGATTTGCAATTATTCTAATGTCCCCTtctgcaaattttaaaatatagtatatcTTATGGTTTGAACATTGTTATCGAACTAAGCTAAGATTCCCTAGAGATAGCCTTTTAGTTTCAATTGTATTAATCGTATGATCAGATCACGTCGCTCCTTTCTGTTCTTATGTAAACAATTGCATATTAACTTTTCCTCAAAAAACGAAAAACAGAAATATAATTAGTGATCTGGTCTCTCCGCCTCAACTATAACGATAGTTTATTCAGAGCCGTGTTAATAAATAAGACtaccttgcaaaaaaataataaaatatattaaaaaattgccaCTAACGtgagaaaaattaagaaataaataaatcgatATTGACAATTGATATATGTGGATGGTCGAAGTAAATACGTTTATCTTCTTTAAAACACGTAAATCATAGAGAACTGTTTTAACATCCAGGAAATCAACCTATCGAAGGCCCTTGTTGTATTGAGAAAGGCTAATAGTCCATATCCGGATAGCATTCTTATTTTCAAcgacatataattaattctgCACTCTCGATGTAAAATGTATATCTATGAAACTGTCTCTAAAATTTCGTTGACAGTAAAGTACTTTCTATCAAAACGATATCACTATGCTTAATTTGCTGGGGAGAGGTTAAATTTCTAAGCATCTAATGATAAAATGAAaggaaatgtttaaaaatggaTTCAGAACGACATCAAgggttaaataatatttattttctaaattcaatatatataccttATACCTGAAGAGATATTTACCTTTTCCGGCAAGCCATATTTATGAGTTAAATAAACATCTCAATTCGAAGTAGACTCTAGATTAATGCGGCACCtcactaaataatttaaatttttccttcttATGATATTAAGTAAGATACTCAGGACGACAGATATGAACTAATAACTGTTGCAAGtagattaaaaattgtttacttatatgtactgataaattaattaacctatcgcCTATAATGGGTTAAGCACataatgtatatgtaattaCACTGGATAGTAACCTTCAAATCACAttagatctatatttatatatgtagttagtactataatattataaatgatgacttcaatgtatatttaattagcATATACAAATCCTTGAGACAGAAGTGTTGTTCTTGTATAGAAGTACCTTCTATGACAAAAAGATagtctatatattttgttccgAAACCCAATTATTATAATGTGGCTAGGCTATATCAAATGTTTGTTGCATAGATAACATACTTTATCAGAAAAGGACAGCATaattgtaatttgaaatattttgaagcgAATATATTCCATTtccatatcaaaataaaaatggttccATCGGATAGCATAAATAggtatgacaaaaaataataaaaataattcacaatttAAACATCGAATAGTCCCAAAATTTTACGAACGAGACAAAACAAATCAATTACATAAATCACATATTATAGTGCGTTGTCCATAATACAAACTAAATTCGTTTTTCTGCTCCTTTCATAGCTTCATAAACTTGCTCATGTACATATCTATCCTCTAATCTCACTCTTGCATCAAGTTCTCTACACACTTTAATGAGTTCGTTGTTCAAGTCTTCGTTGTTTGTCACTTTAACAGATGCCGTTAATCGCCTGATAATATCGGTTCcaattactttaatattttgttcttcatCTTTTAGGAAATCCACGGCATCTTCAATGCGATACGTATCAAGAAATATAGTTAAGAGTATTTGATAGCATATAGAATCCCTTTTCCCAAAGGAGGCATGAAAGGCAGGGcaatattccttatttttcaacGCGAGGAGGGAATATAACCAATGAATGGCTAaggaactaatttttttttcatcagatcCAAGAGAAGGATCCCACACTTTCCAATACCATTCAGATGCTTCTTCAAAAGATTTTCTATCCCCGATTTCATAGAGAGAGCTCATGTAAAACCAATAGTCCCTCCACTTATTTCGACTTACTCCATTGTAGAGATCTTCTTTATCAATAGTTAAATCAATCAGATCTCTATAACGACCAGAAGTAAATAGCAATTGCCTGAATCGGAGAACCATATTCTTCCCTTTGACTCTATCTTGAGTCTCGATACATTTCCAGGCATTAGTAGCGTGATCAGGCAAGTTTTTTAATAGACAAAGTACAAAATAACGATTAATAATTTCCGTAGAATATTTACTCGCTTGTTGATAATGGTCATCCCTGAAAGAGGCTTGTAGGATTTTATTTGCAAGCTCAATATCTTCGTCAGAGTTAACTGATTTGAAATATGCGCTGACTTCCGtcataaaaacattgttcagaGTCTGAAAAAGAGTATTTGACgaattaaagaattaattaggaaagaaaataatatcctCATTAATGAGAAGGatcgatcaaaaataaaatcgaaagttaattaataaataaagagacAATTACCGACTCTGAcgattcattcaaaaaatgttcCTGCAGTCTTTTTCTGAGGTaatcattctttaaataatCACGAACGCCCTTTTTATCTTCATATTCCTCTTTTATGCTCATagtattgaagaaaaaacatcttCGAAAGTCTTGATTTGTTCTCCAAAGAGACTTGACGGATAGGACTCTCTTCAGCATGTTTTcagatgtaaaataaataaacagagaTAAACAGCTGACAACAAGAGTGAGGCAATGAGTTCAAAAACTGTCTAGAGGAGTACAAGCTCTTATCACGCAACCTGCTGAAGGGAACCCCatcatattgatgaaaatatttgtcGTAGGGATAATTCTATATCAatatcacgtggtattttaatcAACTCTTCCATTTAggagaatatttgaaatcccaaaaactTGTTCTTGAGCAAAAGATGATAGCTTAACTCAATATATCGAATTTTAAATCAAGGTagattgattttaaaatctaaCGTAAATGATCAAAACATTatgaaactaattatttaaacacatgaatttgtccttcaaaaaaaagtatcaactttagttgttgtagtagtagttcattatgtagtaagtttcattcaaataattatgaaatattattctttgattgatctttggatactaatgtaattaattcataaagtcgGATGGGTCGAGTGGGGTGGATTCAGAGCcaagatcacaaaatattaattaattatgtgcgtagttttaatgaaattgtttatatttatttattatttaaggtaattaaatataatttaatatctaagTACGATTAGGATAATTTTTTGAggttggatttataatatttggagATCATGGCTTCGAATCTAcagttattttaaacttttcgaCTCCAAATCATGGATAAACATATATCTTCTCTGTGTTCCAAATCGATTTTGTGAGTAAATATACGTGACTCTACTGACTCAGATCACTCATCAgccataattattacttcaagATGTGTGATATGTGCTTGTGCTCCTCTAGATagtattaaaactattaaaagttttgaagattcatttcaatatatatatatgcgtctattattttgtattcatttcgactttgtatatttatacacGGAAAATATTATTgcgaaattataattatatgagtaGCAAAagaatatttccaattttacaaAGTTTCTACTAAATGCTTAAACTCAAAATAATTTACGTATATATTAATGCAATCTTATACATATAGttgtgttgattttttattgcaTCATTATACATTGAAGATAAATCCCATTGAGTTCTAAAAATATCAGGAGTAGCACAAGAGCAATGAGCTGTAATACTATCTAAAACTCATTGATCAGACCCACTGCCAGCCATTCTGTGGGTTTAATAACATTTTCAGGAAAAATTAAGTAGAAGGTTCTTAGTTAataagtacaatttattttgtcttcaatgcatcattgttttttctttatttttaagtaactaggcataaaatgattaaaattttaacactcgaataaatcaattgaaataaatacttagACCAACAGTTTCAATCTGAGagtgatataaataataattacaaaaaaaatactaaaagtaaAGTTTAGATTGAACATTTTATCCTTTTAAGTGAGGAATCATCTTTTTGGCGAAAGATGTACCATTATATACAACGTAAATCCTAATAGAGAATTAAGAAAGAGGAGAGAGGATCAAAGGGttgaatgatgattaattgattaataatattaatattatattggacagtatattttgaagaaaaaattaaattctacgAAGCAAATCctgtaaagtatttttgttagaGGTTGTCctcaataattttgttaagtAGTAATTAAATTGCTATtctttaacatataaaaacaacaaaccaTTTTTGAAACACTTAATaagatctttttaaattatagtttgtgtaataatacttaataaaataatttcatatattaaatcatgGGAAAAATAGAGTTGagtctataaaaaatcataaattttccGGCATTTATATGCAATTAATAATTGCactgttattatttagtttattaaatgtatttttggtttagtatacattcaaaaagtgtacaaaatacttttgatgcgtacatttcataataaaaataaaaatttaaaaataattttaattattagaatcagcccttcaaaaatacatagtaaatatgatataaggcaaaattaattcattatatgtaattaGTTGACGGACACAATACtgtctactataatattaatattatatcatgGACATCTCTAGCATCTAGATGTCGAGACGTCCatgattgaatatattgtacatccttTGCTAAAAAGATTACTTCTAACTTTAACGGGTAAAATGTTCGATCTAAACTTTacttttgctaattttttttgtaattgacttgtagaaaaatgttaaaggttATATTTGTATCACTCTCAGATTGAAACACTTACTCGagggaagttttttttaatcaataacttttttatttcagttcaaaaatattgtctttGTGGAATAGATATTAATTGTAGTACGTGACTTCACATATATTTTCCGAtactgtttaaataaaaattgcgaATATTGTACAAAGTGAATTAGGTATTGCCGTTTGATTTTTAAGCATAGAAAATACACCTCCCCCCTACCcgaggttaagtgattgaactcaagatattagtagaactcacTGACTCCTTAAAAACggttaaatataacattaactACTTAacatattcacttttaaaatcacgcaacctttgtATTATAACTATTACTGCTTTGGTTCAAGAAGTTATATAAATAGgagacattaactaagtctactgtattaatgtcatattttattaaaaacgtagctttacatttgtaattttatctttctatataTGCTTTCAACTAGCATGGTTCCTTGTTGCCGTACTCGTAAAACATCTGGCCGAAAgatcaatgataataaaataagaacttccTCGAATAAATTTCCAACATCAAACTTgggaattctaaaaaaaatggaaatcagtaccaataaattagtttttatatataattattattgtttatatagataAGGGATCCCCAAACTACGGCCTGCGACGTCATTTCATCCGGCCCGAAaactgtatttgaatttgattgataaaaagtataaaattcgaaactttgtgataaaatttaaatttgaatattatgttcAGAATACTAGAAAATCCTGAGAGCTATGtgtcttaaatttattattgttcaagtgtattttatgtgtattaccttgtaaataactatagagtACTTTTATCCTTTTCCATGCATTTctagaaatatataatcaatgtaCATGTAGCACCTGCAGGAGCAAGACTCATTTCCTTCATCTTTATTTGGGTATCTCACAATTACACATCTTCCCTGTTCTTTCTTTTTCGGATCCCTTTTTCTTTCCCCTTCATTATGGGCCATAAATTAtggctactaaaaaaaaaaaagaaaaattgacgCCGAGTGTTGCGTTTTCAATGAAGAGTGGGGagtaaagtatttctttgtaGAAACAAAGTACCAGAAAGCTAGTTGCGTAATATGCAGCGAAAGTATTGCAgttttgaaagaatataatCTTTGGCGTCACTATGAAATAAAACATCTATcaacatatttaaagttttctgGAAAGTTACACTCTGAGAAATATGAGTCCATGAAATATggtttagaaactcaaaaaagCTTCTTCACGAGAAAGTTTGCTGAAAATGAATCTGTCACTCTTACAAGTTACAAAGTTGTGTAAGATGGCAGAACGAAGAAATCCGTTTACTGATGGCAAGTTCATCAAAGTGTGTTTAAGGGAAGCAGCAAATGACTTGTAGCCTGAGAAAATCGATTAGTTTAGAAGTATCAGCCTTTCAGCAAGTTCACTTGTGCGGAGAACAGAAGAACTTGTATATAACATCGTGCTACAAATACGGGAAAAATCTAGGAACTTTTTGTGGTATTCTCTGACGCTGGATGAGTCTATTGATCGTTTGAGTGCCTCACAACTTCTCGTGTTTATTCTTGGTTTCAATTTGGACTTTCAGATAACGAAATAATTGGCATCTGTTTGCTGCATGCATGGAACAACAActggaaaatacatttttacggAGGTTCAAAAAACTTTCCAAGACTATATATAGCCTTTCATTTGAATCAGCTTCGAGGTGTTACAGTTGatggaggaaaaatattttgaagagatTTTCAGATCTGAACAGAATTGAGGGTGACATTCTTCTGTCCCAGAATCCTTTTGATTGTAACCTTGATGATGTGCCAGTGGAACTAAAGTTGGAGCTCATTGATTTGAGCAAGTGACTTTTTGTAATAGAAGCACAGAGAAGggaaaattattgtattttacagCTCCTTGCCTGGTAACAACTTTTCGAAACTGAAGAACACTGGTATGAGATAACTCTTTAGAACAACTTATGTCTGTGAGTAAACatgttcaaaaatgtataatgtgAAGTTAGCACATCGAACACGACTGACGGGTGAACATTTGAAAGCAATTCTCTTGATTGGATGCAGCAATTCCAAACCAAACATTCATGATATCTTGAAAG contains the following coding sequences:
- the LOC121132288 gene encoding uncharacterized protein, producing the protein MLKRVLSVKSLWRTNQDFRRCFFFNTMSIKEEYEDKKGVRDYLKNDYLRKRLQEHFLNESSESTLNNVFMTEVSAYFKSVNSDEDIELANKILQASFRDDHYQQASKYSTEIINRYFVLCLLKNLPDHATNAWKCIETQDRVKGKNMVLRFRQLLFTSGRYRDLIDLTIDKEDLYNGVSRNKWRDYWFYMSSLYEIGDRKSFEEASEWYWKVWDPSLGSDEKKISSLAIHWLYSLLALKNKEYCPAFHASFGKRDSICYQILLTIFLDTYRIEDAVDFLKDEEQNIKVIGTDIIRRLTASVKVTNNEDLNNELIKVCRELDARVRLEDRYVHEQVYEAMKGAEKRI